Within Agelaius phoeniceus isolate bAgePho1 chromosome 22, bAgePho1.hap1, whole genome shotgun sequence, the genomic segment GGGTTTTCCTGGTTTTTGGGCAGAAATCCCAGAGGATTTGGGGTGTGGTGCTGCTCAAAACCCCTCAGATTTGGGGTGCggtgctgctcagagccttgaggaagaggagggagccCTGGGGtgggccagggccagcagtgaGCTGGGAGCCACTGGTGAGGGACACAAGGGACACAAAAACCCAGGTGAGGGACACAGAAACTCAGGTGAGGGACACAGAAACTCAGGTGAGGGACACAGAAACTCAGGGATGTTTGGGAATGCTGGAGCAGCCCCCACAGGGctgagttttgggttttttcccgtttttttgCAGGaatcccagaggagctgcaggggctgcccccACAGGGctgagttttgggttttttcctgtttttttttgcaggaatcccagaggagctgcaggggctgcccccACAGGGctgagttttgggttttttcctgtttttttttgcaggaatcccagaggagctgcaggggctgccccgctgggagctgcaggccctcaggactcagctcctgctggagctgctgtgggtcCAACAGGCCATTGCCAGCAGGAAACACGTGaggaacagggctggggactGGGGGGTCTGGGGTGGGGAGTGGagggaatggaaaaggaaatatgGAGGAATATCAAGGgaaatataaaggaaatatcaaagaaaatatattaaaaccaaaagaaatatcaaggaaaatataaaaaaaatataaaggaatatcaaagaaaatagaaaggaaatatcaaagaaaatataaaggaaaatatataaaaaaataaagaaatagcaaggaaaatatcaaagaaaaatataaaagaaaatatttaaaaaatataaaggaatataaaagaaaatagaaaggaaatatcgaaaatataaagaaagctcaaaatataaaggaatataaaggaaaatagaaaatataaaggaatacaaaagaaaatagaaaggaaatatcaaagaaaatgaaaatagaaagaaaatataaagcaATGTCAAAGACaatagaaaaggaaatagaaaagaaaatataaaatagaaagAATATCGAAAATATAAAGAGATATCAAAGACAATAGAAAAgtaaatagaaaagaaaatataaaagaaaatagaaaatataaagaaatatcAAAGACaatagaaaaggaaatagaaaagaaaatataaaagaaaatagaaagaatatagaaaatataaagaaatatcAAAGACaatagaaaaggaaatagaATATATAAAGggatataaaagaaaattaaataaatagctAGAAAATACGAAGCAGTGTAGAGGCAGTGCACAGCAGGCTGTGTCTCCctgcagttcctgctgctgAAGCAGAAGCTGGGGGttcctgcccatcccagcagcaTTCCCGAGTTCCTGGCCTGCTGTGgagaagccctggagcagcagcagcagcagcagcagcagctctgatggcacagggacagctggggatgTCTCACTCCAGAGAAATGGAACAAAATCCTGCTGGGGACGTGGGGTGTGAGCAGGACTGAGCAGCTGGGGATGTCTCACTCCAGAGGAATGGAACAAAATCCTGCTGGGGACGTGTGGTGTGAGCAGGACTGAGCAGCTGGGAATGTCTCACTCCAGAGAAATTGAACAAAATCCTTCAGGGGATGTGTGGTGTGAGCAGGACTGAGCAGCAGCGGCCGTGGGGAGCGTCCTGGAGggatccatcccatcccatgccaggAGATCCCTGCAGTGGCTGAGCTGGAGGATGCAGGTGGGACACGAGGAGTGGCActcccagcaggtgctggggaggagctgcagctgcaggaaggagctTTTCCCACAGAACTGTGGGGATTCCCTGGGGGAATCCGGGTTTGGGGTGGCTCTGCACTATCCTGGGTGTCccaggggatttttgggagtgGGGAGGGAGAGCCAGCCCCTGATCCTTGGGATGAGGCTCATTCCTGCCTGGGAATTCTCTcctgggcagaggcaggaaagcaCCTGGTGCTTTGGCAATTCCTTCAGCTCAGGGACATCCCAGATCCATCAGAAAGGGACATCCAGGGACATCCCAGATCCATCAGAAAGGGACATCCCAGATCCCTGACAAAGGGACATCCAGGGACATCCCAGGTCCCTCACAAAGGGACATCCAGGGGACATCCCAGGTCCCTCACAAAAGGACATCCCAGGGGACATCCCAGATCCATCAGAAAGGGACATCCCAGGTCCCCTCACAAGGGGACATCCAGGGACATCCCAGGTCCCTCATAAAGGGACATAGAGGGGACATCCCAGGTTCCTCACAAAGGGACATCCCAGATCCTTCATAAAGGGACATCCAGGGATATCCCAGGTCCCTCACaaagggacacccagggacatcCCAGATCCATCAGAAAGGGACATGCCAGGGGACATCCCAGGTCCCTCACAAAGGGACATCCAGGGGACATCCCAGGTCCCTCACAAAGGGACATCCAGGGGACATCCCAGGTCCCTCAGGGATTTTCCCATGGTGCTGTGCTCCCCTGCCCCGACCCCACTGCAGATGTGGATCCTTCTGCTCTGGAATTCtgaaattctttttattttttgggaataaaaaaaaaatcttttcctgatgctgaagctgttcctgcctgGCTCGCTGGTGTGTCCATGGCTGAGGGGGAGGTggccaggacaggacaggacctTTGGGACTTCCCAAACTgtgacagggaggtgacagcacCTGGGCAGGGGTGGGGGGACACGAGCTGCTGATCCAGAAATCCTGGTGGGAACGTGCCAGGATCAGATCCTGGGGGATAAATCCTGCAGGATCAGAGATCCCTgtgcttcctgctgctctgggggtgTGGGATGTGGCCAcaacttctgctgctgcctctgcatccatgggagctgggctgggctcagcagggagggtttggggtgggcaGGAGGGTTTGGGATTGCCAGAAGGGTTTGGTTTGGGCTTGGCAGAAGGGTTTGGGCTCAGTGAGAGGCTGCTTGGAAGGGTTTAGGGTGGCTGGAAGGATTTGGGCTCAGTGAGGGGCTGGTTGaaggttttggggtgctcaggagggtttggggtgctcaggagggtttggggtggccAGAAGGGTTTGGTTTGGGCTTTGCAGAGGAGTTTGGGCTCAGTGAGGGGCTGCTTGAAGGGTTTAGGGGTGCTCAGAAGGGTTTGGGCTAATCAAAAGAATCCATCAGTGCCAGGAGGTCACACTGGATCATTTATTAACCCCTTCTTACCCCCCTTCAGTGCTGGACAAGACAGTTTGGTCACTGTGGCCTTCAAAGAGccaccaaaatcccctcaaGGCACAaacctggctgctgtccctgcagtgggGCCACCCTGGGGTGCAGCCCATGGGTTTTGTTTGGGATCCATCCCAAAACCCCTTCccaggtggggctgggccaggagcccccCCAGGCCCGGGCAGGAGCCtgggtcagcctctgctgctgcctcaggccccagccaggcacagggacacccccagcaTGGTGAGCAGCATtcctgccacagctcctggggaggAACAAATCCAGAATCAGTGAATGGGGAAAAACTGGGAATCTGCCCCAAACAAcaacctccagctcctgcagtgtgaaattccccaatttcctgctttttcctgaCCACCTGAGCAGGGCACGTTGAattttgggggcttttgggCCACTCCTTTTCCATGGTGGGCATTTTACTCATGCTTAAACATCTCCTGAGGGAAATTTAAATCCTTTTAGCTTTAAACAGCCAATTCTGACTTTAAATTCACCAGTCCTGCCCAAAAGTCTGTTTcaattccctttcccttttcaatgggaaaaaaaaatcccattttccattCCCATTTCAATTCCCTgcagccaaagctgctctcACCCAGTTCAAGCCTTGTAGGGTATTTGGAGTCTTCAGATTAgattataaattaaattatacaTTAAAATCAAATCCCCCACATTAAAAATCAAATTCCCATATTACAAATCAAATAATCTCAATCCATTAAAAGCTGATTTCTTGAGGAAATGCTGGAAGTGGGACTCACTTTTCCCCCCAATGtcctctcccaggattttcccagtcACCAAGGTCACAACCAAAGCCAGGGAGTTGCAGAGTGGCACTGCCACGGACAGGTCTGAAATGCAAGATCCAGGTGGAGAAATTGGATTTATTTGGGATTATTCCAAGGCAGCTGTTTGGCTGAATCACTGACCCATAAAATCCCatcaaaccaccccaaaacaagcagcaggagctgaccTGTGGAGGCCAAGGTGAGGTAGAAGAGCAGAGATCCAGCCTGGTTGAGCAGGAAGGGCACCAGGTACTGCAGGAGAACACGGAGCTGCCTGAGGGTCCCACCTGGCACTCACTGCTCCAAACTGGTTCCAGTTTCAATGCTGGGCTCAGTCTTGGAGGTTTTTCCCAACCCCAGTGATGCCAggattccccaaatcccagagggAAGCACTGAAGGGCTCTGGTTTTGGTTTCTCTGGTTTGCCTCCCCTGCAGGTGGTGCtgggaggagggcaggaggcCATGGATGTGACCACAACCTCCACCAGGATTGGCAAATTCGAGGCCAGGTTGGTCCTtctccctggggcagggaaaatcctcacccagagcaccccagggattgctcttccctttcctttgggaacgtggcagtgctggaaaaacccttgagctctttttttttagttttttcttttgtttttgaggattctgtggttttgtcagtgccagtgccagcccagggtTGGGGGATTGGCCAGGACACCTGGGAGAGGTGGGAATTCTGCAGGAATAACCCCTGAGGATGGGGAATTGTGGATACTGGACTTTCAGCAAGGATACTAAACTTTCAGCaaagtttactttatctcttgATGTCCTGGTTCTTGTTACTGTTATCTTATGATTCAGATAAGGCAGTCCACAAATACCTTGAACTAACAGAGCTATTTTACACTATTATGTGAGTTAGTTCCACA encodes:
- the TMEM234 gene encoding transmembrane protein 234 gives rise to the protein MATAGQALALALVAALWGGTGPFLRAAAAGMEELQGRGRLRQLLAELRFLSLNCQYLVPFLLNQAGSLLFYLTLASTDLSVAVPLCNSLALVVTLVTGKILGEDIGGKRAVAGMLLTMLGVSLCLAGA